In bacterium, a genomic segment contains:
- a CDS encoding FAD-dependent oxidoreductase: MMHNNDIEVEPQHRIPIKRTVDVLVAGGGPAGIAAGIAAAREGAKTLVVERYGYLGGMITGAHVLWVFGMGDGVRPKAGGIALDIRKRMETFDAIQGPNRCGDYAVDPEVFKWQAAEMLEEAGAELLLHTLVCDPITDGAYVRGFFTESKSGRRALLAKVVIDCTADADVAFRAGCKCDSDTHDVTLGVTVDGIDRAKVAVFKKKSPEHFLKVVAEASKLNGGVMLDRHRYLQGVDVTDAEEVSKAETQMRRDYFCSLYYLRTHLPGWENARIKETLPQFGVRQSRRIRGEYTLTDDDLRSSRHFEDSIARLGSYLLGYKLYDPARLNYDIPFRCLVPKNVDGLLVAGRCISSDYLADNSLRLIVPCFATGQAAGVAASLAARQNIQPRHIDVAAVRKSLIQQGVYLDSSDPETPVVPEGTEDTPLQIWDDDL, translated from the coding sequence ATGATGCACAATAACGATATTGAGGTTGAACCACAACATCGCATTCCAATTAAGAGAACAGTTGACGTGCTTGTTGCTGGAGGCGGTCCTGCCGGTATTGCTGCCGGTATTGCTGCCGCGCGCGAAGGAGCGAAAACGCTCGTCGTTGAACGATATGGATATCTTGGAGGGATGATTACCGGCGCTCATGTTCTCTGGGTGTTTGGTATGGGGGATGGAGTCCGTCCCAAAGCTGGCGGTATTGCTTTGGATATCAGGAAGCGAATGGAGACATTTGACGCAATTCAAGGTCCAAATCGCTGTGGCGATTACGCGGTTGACCCAGAGGTTTTTAAGTGGCAGGCCGCAGAAATGCTGGAAGAAGCAGGAGCAGAGTTGCTCCTGCACACGTTGGTGTGTGATCCAATCACTGATGGTGCATACGTTCGCGGTTTCTTCACCGAGAGTAAGAGCGGCCGCAGGGCCCTTCTTGCCAAGGTTGTGATAGACTGCACTGCTGACGCAGATGTTGCGTTTCGCGCAGGATGCAAGTGTGACAGTGATACTCACGATGTGACGCTGGGCGTAACAGTTGATGGCATAGACCGCGCAAAAGTTGCGGTGTTTAAGAAGAAGTCCCCTGAACACTTCCTGAAAGTTGTGGCAGAAGCCAGCAAGCTGAACGGAGGTGTCATGCTGGACCGTCATCGGTATCTACAAGGGGTTGATGTGACAGATGCTGAGGAAGTTAGTAAGGCAGAGACACAAATGCGCCGCGATTATTTTTGCTCCTTATACTATCTGCGCACTCATCTGCCCGGTTGGGAGAATGCGCGCATCAAAGAGACACTGCCGCAGTTTGGGGTACGGCAGAGCCGTCGTATCCGAGGGGAATACACTCTGACCGACGATGACCTCAGATCAAGCCGACATTTTGAAGACTCAATTGCGCGATTGGGCTCGTATCTTCTCGGCTACAAACTCTACGATCCGGCAAGGTTAAACTATGACATTCCTTTTCGATGTCTTGTTCCGAAGAACGTTGACGGATTGCTTGTTGCTGGACGTTGTATTTCGTCTGACTATCTTGCCGACAACTCCTTGCGTCTTATAGTACCATGCTTTGCCACGGGGCAGGCTGCCGGTGTCGCAGCATCACTGGCGGCACGACAAAACATCCAACCTAGGCATATTGATGTTGCCGCAGTGAGAAAATCGCTTATTCAACAAGGCGTCTATCTTGACAGCAGCGATCCTGAAA
- a CDS encoding acyl carrier protein has product MIGLKHIEETLIQEVATILAVDSSTISPNAPLHTLGVDSFSFVELLVFIEKTFNLKLMESGLTRENSQTIHLLASYISRMS; this is encoded by the coding sequence ATGATAGGATTAAAACATATCGAAGAAACACTGATTCAAGAGGTTGCTACAATCTTGGCTGTAGATTCTTCAACGATCTCACCAAATGCTCCTCTTCATACACTAGGAGTTGATTCATTTAGTTTTGTGGAGCTTCTCGTCTTTATTGAAAAAACATTTAATTTAAAGTTAATGGAATCAGGCCTAACACGAGAAAACTCTCAAACTATCCACTTGCTGGCGTCATATATCAGCAGAATGAGTTAG
- a CDS encoding beta-ketoacyl synthase chain length factor, with product MNIFGIGVVFSGGRGINRYDDALRHGWIKPEDSCYHVKEESITDKRILGGIRRADRFSKMAVLAASDAVVDSGINLNKKKSSLGIIVSTAFGPHVTTFRFLDDMLEYGDRNASPTLFSHSVHNAAASYITSVLDSRGPTITLTQFEFSFHQALILARAWLYEERCEYVLVGSVDECGTVMEYICRQKLRIAGDGRIKPFDFSKTPVAVPGEGSVFFLTTLKKSHKKYCKVAVSLNDKEIEKNRPDMLILDADGIAGDEKEYQKAAESGVCISGYSPIFGSMMTGTSFNCTAAALMLKKQIHYACPISHNPYNINICRKTEPAQIQGINCIRYNCGREKAMIRLKQ from the coding sequence ATGAATATTTTTGGAATAGGTGTTGTTTTTAGCGGGGGACGGGGAATTAACCGCTATGATGACGCATTGAGGCATGGATGGATAAAGCCTGAAGATTCCTGTTATCATGTGAAGGAAGAATCAATCACAGACAAAAGAATTTTGGGCGGGATACGTCGTGCGGATAGATTCAGTAAAATGGCAGTATTAGCAGCCAGTGACGCTGTAGTGGATAGTGGCATTAATCTTAATAAAAAGAAATCTTCTCTTGGTATTATTGTCTCAACAGCATTTGGCCCGCATGTAACAACATTCCGCTTTCTGGATGATATGCTTGAATATGGTGATAGGAATGCTTCTCCAACGCTATTTTCTCATTCTGTCCATAATGCAGCAGCGTCTTATATTACATCTGTGTTGGATAGCCGTGGTCCAACCATTACACTTACTCAGTTTGAATTTTCGTTTCATCAGGCTCTTATCCTTGCGCGAGCCTGGCTTTATGAGGAACGGTGTGAATATGTTCTTGTTGGAAGCGTTGATGAATGCGGCACAGTTATGGAATACATCTGCAGGCAAAAGTTACGAATTGCTGGAGATGGCAGAATCAAACCATTTGACTTCTCAAAAACGCCTGTAGCAGTACCAGGAGAAGGAAGTGTATTCTTTCTGACGACCCTGAAAAAATCTCATAAGAAATATTGTAAAGTAGCAGTCTCTTTAAATGATAAAGAGATTGAAAAAAATAGACCGGATATGCTCATTCTTGATGCTGACGGTATTGCAGGAGACGAGAAAGAATATCAAAAGGCTGCAGAATCAGGTGTTTGCATCTCAGGGTATTCGCCAATATTCGGCAGTATGATGACAGGAACCAGTTTTAATTGTACTGCTGCTGCCCTCATGTTAAAAAAGCAGATACACTATGCATGTCCAATTAGCCATAATCCCTACAATATAAATATATGCAGAAAGACTGAACCTGCTCAAATACAGGGAATTAATTGTATTAGGTATAATTGTGGGCGTGAGAAAGCAATGATCAGATTGAAACAATGA